The proteins below come from a single Eremothecium sinecaudum strain ATCC 58844 chromosome II, complete sequence genomic window:
- the NUF2 gene encoding kinetochore-associated Ndc80 complex subunit NUF2 (Syntenic homolog of Ashbya gossypii AEL015W; Syntenic homolog of Saccharomyces cerevisiae YOL069W (NUF2)) — MNSDNFPILDVQELVTCLQECDFSLATVDNIERPSSQFAVKLFKQIIDTFMGISPDSLLSNKNNFRNLVPDQDEDESEDGSHLYADALNVMALNRICYKFFKDIGVADFNVMDLYKPEPYRTRRILSAVANYARFREEAMLELDGGQHPDGTRYLEKTDTLLRDLRGRFDQINALQGRIQQLKELQNVDKLDSLEKTNKNLESELKHLNRVQEALTVEYERYKVEKQALLTELESLGYELIELESTRDKLKKYTETDLNQLNKSVDELNNLLGQQQEQLAQLEQSQKSLTVSLNSIQSLTQELFEVLQIVSTDLQDSHLKEGNLLDTKHKLLQNTANLNNLLSSGIMAKISLLQEQLDSQKQKLSALEQSTQSKEHENSETLKNLRRQHTKEVLPEVHDVEKRYTTEVANAVSSYNAQMKHLRDENQREVDAIDLEYSLLANHIKNYMDTINERIK, encoded by the coding sequence ATGAATTCGGATAACTTCCCTATACTGGATGTTCAAGAGCTTGTTACATGCTTGCAAGAATGTGATTTTTCACTTGCGACAGTTGATAATATAGAGAGGCCATCGTCTCAATTTGCGGTCAAGCTATTCAAACAAATAATCGACACTTTTATGGGAATATCGCCAGACTCTTTACTATCAAATAAGAATAACTTCAGGAATCTAGTACCTGATCAAGATGAGGATGAATCAGAAGATGGTAGCCATTTGTATGCGGATGCATTAAACGTAATGGCCCTTAATAGAATATGCTACAAATTCTTTAAGGATATTGGAGTGGCGGATTTCAATGTTATGGACTTGTACAAACCAGAGCCGTATCGAACCAGAAGGATTCTTTCTGCTGTAGCAAATTATGCCCGGTTCCGGGAAGAGGCAATGTTGGAACTAGATGGCGGTCAGCACCCGGACGGCACAAGGTACCTTGAAAAGACAGATACTTTGCTGCGTGATCTGCGAGGGAGGTTTGACCAAATAAATGCTCTGCAGGGTAGGATTCAGCAGTTAAAGGAACTGCAGAATGTGGATAAACTGGATTCATTGGAGAAAACTAACAAAAATCTTGAATCGGAATTGAAGCATCTGAACCGAGTACAAGAGGCATTGACTGTGGAATACGAACGATATAAGGTAGAAAAACAAGCGCTTTTGACAGAGCTTGAGTCATTAGGGTATGAGTTGATAGAACTTGAATCTACTAGGGATAAGTTGAAAAAGTATACAGAAACGGATTTGAATCAGCTTAATAAAAGCGTTGATGAACTGAATAATTTATTAGGACAGCAGCAGGAACAATTAGCCCAGTTGGAACAGAGTCAAAAGAGCTTAACAGTGTCCTTGAACTCTATTCAATCTCTAACGCAAGAGCTGTTTGAAGTTCTGCAAATAGTATCTACCGACTTGCAGGATTCCCACTTAAAAGAGGGTAATTTGTTAGATACAAAGCACAAGCTACTCCAGAACACCGCAAACTTGAACAATCTATTATCATCTGGTATCATGGCAAAGATCTCACTATTACAAGAACAACTGGATTCTCAAAAACAGAAACTCAGTGCCCTTGAGCAGTCAACCCAGTCTAAAGAACATGAAAACAGCGAAACGTTAAAGAACTTGAGGAGGCAGCATACAAAAGAGGTGCTTCCTGAAGTTCATGACGTGGAAAAAAGATACACCACTGAGGTTGCAAACGCAGTGAGCAGCTATAATGCCCAAATGAAGCACTTACGCGATGAAAATCAAAGAGAGGTCGATGCTATTGATCTTGAATACTCTTTGCTCGCAAATCACATTAAAAATTATATGGATACCATAAATGAAAGGATTAAATGA
- the PRP11 gene encoding spliceosome assembly protein PRP11 (Syntenic homolog of Ashbya gossypii AEL014C; Syntenic homolog of Saccharomyces cerevisiae YDL043C (PRP11)) translates to MDYQNRAGSKKGAGGIASDAQQNLNRRKQVDELLRGDEEVPYTFQDISEDKEEANGVRNPYIYKNHSGKLICKLCNTMHMSWSSVERHLGGKKHGLNLLRRSGTNTSVDDNFVSEQEKEFQAQVDELRAQIKHNGVVPECRVIKVRHPVNGNIGIAVRVDYNTPSTILTDKQEPYLRIVSGVELPGTDNDDKKYLIVAFEPFENIAIEIPNKDIELNEVQGRRLAVDEINRRGTYWDTDEKAYYIQLFFVSS, encoded by the coding sequence ATGGACTATCAGAATAGAGCTGGGTCCAAAAAGGGCGCAGGTGGGATTGCATCTGATGCCCAACAGAACTTAAATCGTAGAAAGCAAGTAGATGAGCTACTACGAGGCGATGAAGAAGTCCCTTACACATTCCAAGACATATCAGAAGATAAAGAGGAGGCAAATGGTGTTCGAAACCCCTACATCTATAAGAACCATTCCGGTAAATTAATTTGTAAGTTATGTAACACGATGCATATGTCATGGTCAAGTGTTGAAAGACATCTAGGTGGAAAGAAACATGGACTTAATCTACTAAGAAGAAGCGGGACTAACACTAGCGTTGATGACAATTTTGTTTCTGAACAAGAAAAGGAATTTCAAGCCCAAGTAGATGAGTTGAGAGCACAGATAAAGCATAATGGTGTGGTACCAGAATGTCGCGTGATTAAGGTAAGACATCCCGTTAATGGAAATATAGGTATTGCTGTTAGAGTAGATTACAACACACCAAGTACCATTCTAACAGATAAACAAGAGCCTTATCTACGAATTGTTTCTGGGGTCGAACTTCCTGGTACAGACAATGACGATAAAAAGTACCTAATAGTTGCATTTGAACcttttgaaaatattgCAATTGAAATACCGAACAAAGACATAGAATTAAATGAGGTGCAGGGAAGACGACTTGCTGTTGATGAAATAAATAGGAGGGGCACATACTGGGATACAGATGAAAAAGCCTATTATATCCAGTTGTTTTTTGTATCATCTTAA
- the NBA1 gene encoding Nba1p (Syntenic homolog of Ashbya gossypii AER196W; Syntenic homolog of Saccharomyces cerevisiae YOL070C (NBA1)): MLLKTEEADRAAINTKRLSAMIESFHDSTVDEILFMPRSTSSSPRIEGSYIPFNVHSSSGTVHGNTTDSKPIKVLTPAVSMSTNLDGISNLPAGNRESILSEYAASIHEGVPISYVVANNSVKDVREEPQLPELPIKGRKIPIGLVRSDNPGDSREIRVHNRLVHMASKLHYKKSLRLVSSQQLAQQSELSTSYEGGSDSGYSEIHSRNSDMRSVDTASSSSSTGRGTYAGSNSAPTEKEDLNVVHEDKAPPIRLTRSTPVRSINEDQNMNYSKRYESPANSRITTPLQLKRTPGTPEQAVIADNASGFSDMTSIASSLVPPLKTTVLLKRQQSGALPDRSITSDYHPTIPARNKNRPKSALFLQQGLDNIQKELIKEMDNTERDEFRRSRGNSHSAESKSELYFSAQDDTITVPASEDGESTGSNTKVFDDPEVDASYLSRPLPTIPAERKNQKSTKQFSAAVDSTVPLKLKPPQAVPSCQSAITEDDEWEDELIYKDSKAAKSSNISNTAYTARSKKHGTTGKGHKERSSKSLGVDAFTNLLNATKGTLIGSEFANLGIRAEEKLALERLVDSLSRLTADMIVDPERYAEGLRRLDKATKALDGF, encoded by the coding sequence ATGCTCTTGAAAACTGAAGAAGCGGATAGGGCTGCCATCAACACCAAAAGGTTGTCAGCTATGATTGAATCCTTTCATGATAGTACTGTAGATGAAATTTTATTCATGCCTAGATCAACCTCCAGTTCACCTCGCATTGAGGGTTCGTATATCCCATTTAATGTACATTCTTCTTCTGGAACAGTCCACGGTAATACGACGGACTCGAAGCCAATTAAAGTTTTAACGCCCGCGGTGTCGATGTCAACAAATTTGGATGGCATTAGCAACCTGCCAGCAGGCAACCGAGAAAGTATTTTATCTGAATATGCTGCAAGCATACATGAGGGGGTTCCGATTTCCTATGTTGTGGCTAATAATTCAGTTAAAGATGTTCGAGAAGAACCTCAGTTGCCGGAGCTACCAATTAAAGGGAGGAAAATTCCAATTGGGCTGGTTCGGAGTGACAATCCGGGGGACAGCAGGGAAATTAGAGTTCATAATCGGCTAGTCCATATGGCGTCAAAATTGCACTATAAGAAGTCGCTGCGTCTTGTTTCATCGCAACAGCTTGCACAGCAGTCAGAGCTTTCAACTTCGTATGAAGGCGGGAGTGACAGTGGTTATTCCGAAATTCATTCAAGAAATTCCGATATGCGCAGTGTTGATACCGCTAGCTCATCTTCCTCAACAGGCAGGGGAACCTATGCGGGGAGCAATTCTGCTCCAACAGAAAAAGAGGATTTAAATGTAGTACATGAAGATAAAGCGCCCCCAATTAGGCTGACGCGTAGCACACCAGTTCGCTCAATCAACGAAGATCAAAACATGAACTACTCTAAAAGGTACGAAAGTCCTGCTAACTCTCGTATCACAACGCCTTTACAGCTGAAAAGGACACCTGGTACCCCAGAACAGGCTGTAATTGCTGATAATGCGTCTGGTTTCTCGGATATGACATCCATTGCTTCTAGTCTGGTGCCACCTCTTAAGACTACAGTACTATTGAAGAGACAACAGAGTGGTGCATTACCGGATCGATCAATTACGTCAGATTACCACCCCACCATTCCTGCTCGTAATAAGAACAGACCAAAGTCAGctctttttcttcaacAGGGGTTGGACAACATACAGAAGGAGCTAATCAAGGAAATGGATAACACAGAACGTGATGAGTTTCGCCGTTCGAGAGGTAATTCTCATTCCGCGGAATCTAAGTCAGAACTGTATTTCTCCGCTCAAGATGATACTATCACTGTTCCCGCATCCGAGGATGGTGAGTCAACTGGAAGTAATACAAAGGTTTTTGACGACCCAGAAGTTGACGCGTCTTACCTTTCCAGGCCACTGCCGACAATACCAGCAGAGAGAAAGAACCAAAAATCTACAAAGCAATTTAGTGCAGCAGTCGATAGCACCGTGCCGTTAAAGTTAAAACCCCCTCAGGCAGTGCCCTCATGCCAAAGTGCGATCACGGAAGATGATGAATGGGAGGACGAGCTGATTTATAAGGATTCCAAGGCAGCTAAATCCTCAAACATATCCAACACCGCATATACTGCTAGATCTAAAAAGCATGGCACTACTGGTAAAGGTCACAAAGAACGGAGTAGCAAATCTCTTGGTGTGGATGCTTTTACAAACCTCTTGAATGCTACTAAGGGCACCTTAATAGGTTCTGAATTTGCTAACTTAGGAATACGGGCAGAAGAAAAGCTAGCGTTGGAAAGATTGGTAGATTCGTTGTCTAGACTCACAGCAGACATGATTGTTGATCCTGAGAGGTATGCAGAAGGTCTAAGGAGGTTAGACAAGGCCACGAAAGCATTGGACGGCTTTTAA